atgatgctaatttcgagaggttctacatgttgcatgtgaaacttggtgctggtgcagttgtgtaatggggtagctgagtgctgaagctatatcatgttgtactctgatgtatttcaactATGAAATCCTGCtcccttaatatggaaatgaaatatattatgtgcttaatatgaatgtcaattagattaataaatggattattaataataagGAAATTAGCCTGCAAATTGgattttgctattgcaaacggttattgagaaaataccgtgggtgatgaccttaggcaacgcacacagtttctaggaataaaccatgttggatcaatgaacaatcacacacgaccttctcttgaaaactttttgcgttaggccaccttgcgcaaacgtttaccacataaaatctgtgtgtgatggacaacctttgccacaccgTTTCTTCTActcaccgtgtgtgatgcattcaataacgcaaacgataaaattgttaatatcgtgtgtgatgtacctgcgaacgaaaacgttttccttggagcgactgtgtgggatgtatatacgaatggAAAGGTTTAGCgaggactgactgtgtgggatgtactgtgtgggatgtacttacgaccggaaacgatttcgcctgtataattgtattttagcactactgtacgtataatCGTATTTGATCGCTCGACGGTCGCACACACCTCATGTTGcggagcgtgtgtgccaggagggcatatccccgacgatttttgggtcgtgtgggaaggacccccctatcgcccgcactcacttggcgacggttccaaatgccttCGCGGAAATtagttaaaaaccgtttgtatagcacctcgttgtactagtgctagtatccattatgttctgagattgatgttgatatgactttgccatgcttaatgcttgtcactttgggcccgggtgccatgatttcagatctgaactgtttaggttatcaccattatatctatgttctagatcgatcttgcaagttatagtcacctattacgtgttatgatccgcaaaCCCGGGAGTGACAGTATTCGGGATACTTTTCGATGATGACCGTCGTTTGAGgatttcatgtattcactatgtggtAATGCTTTGTTCTAGTTCTCTATTAataggaggccttaatatcccttagtttacttatggaccccgctgccacgggagggtaggacaaaatatgtcatgcaagttctttccataagcacgtatgactatttatggaatacatgcctacttatatttatgaactggagctagtgccatatcgcTCTAGGTTATgattgttatatgatgaatatcatccaatgaattcaccgatccaatgcctacgaattttcCATATATTGTtcctgctaagttactactgttactgttactgttgcacttgctacaaaatcattgctatcactgttaccgttattGTTACTGTCACTACTACTATCAAAattatcatactactttgctactgatcactttgctacaaataattaatctccaggtgcggttgaattgacaactccgctgctaatacttgcaaatattctttggctccccttttgtcgaatcaataaatttgggttgaatactctaccctcgaaaaatggtgcgatcccatatacttgtgggttatcagagtaccgtagtcacttcttaccatacggtggactttggggttgctcaaacgttccctgtaacacggtgatcataTGACAACTTACAGACTCATCAGAGCgtttgacaagggactagatagttcgagagtgggatttgctccttcgacgatggagagatattcttagggacCTATTGGTGTGACGCCATCCAACATTGTCTCGCCAGACACAGGTGACTATGTCACGGAGATGCTAGAACAGAACAATGAGAAaaaagaacaaaaccggtaacgaggatAACGATATATTGAGCATGTGATGAATCAGGAGAATACCGATGCATCCCGGCTTCGTGAAGTATCGTGAAGCAAAGGTAACATCACAATAACCAAATGTTAATTTGAATTTCATTCATGTgctcatagggatcgatatggacgtcCATGGTTCTgctatcggtcattgaacgaacggtttcgttcatgtctatgagtTACCAAACCTatggggtcacaagcttaaggaaATCACGATCTGCTATATGTTAGTAGGACAGGAgtgatgagaatatatttgtggaattgtttTGTAATTATGAGAAATAGTTTTGAGAGGGCCTggaagcgtttcggggtcaccCGAAGGGTTTCGCAGCTTATCGGGCAATACCGGGTATTACTAGTAAttaatatataggtggaaaatgttttcggtgatgttaaattatatataGAAGGCTCTAGTAATTGTTAAAGGGATTTTACAAATAACTAAGTATCAACAGTCCTTAAAAGGCCTAGTGGTGGAAGACAACTTGGGCCACCAAGTCCTAAGTGGAGTTGGTGCCCCCCttccttgtgtgtgtgtgtgcgggaGGGGGATTGGAGTGGGGAGGAGTCCCTCCTCGTCCCTTGGCCCACTAAAGGGGAGGGACTTTCCCTCCCCTTGTGGCGCCCCTCCACTTCCCCgtcacctatatatactagaggatttccaccctttggatacacaagttttggagcctcctctggttcttctagttctagttctagttggtcctagttgactaacAGAGCTAGGCCTTgttcctctaatcctcataattagaatccttatgtggttctaatctcctccctctaattcttcGGCGACAATTAGCTCAGGGCAGCGAAGTGCTGCCGGATCGTGATGGTtgcacgcttgcaaccaagtagagaggtcgtgctttcTGTATTCAGTTCGAGGGACTGTTCGTGGGCGGTTCACGGGATCGTTCATCGATGGTTtgagggactccaagtacgatctacaccgacaTGTTCTTCTTCCACTGCAACTTGGTGACGGTAACGATCATGATCTCACCCCGTTATGCATATTCATATTGATATTGGGTGTGCGTAGGCATGATTGTTTTGGTTTCTACCATGTTTCCCAACAAGTATATATGTACATGTGTAATCCCAAGTCATAATCAAGGAAGTGTTACacaattcctctctctctctctactctTGTTCAGActctaacatggtatcagtttGAATCCTGATCCCTGATCCACTTCTTCCGCGGCCCCTCTACCCTCGTCCATGCTCGCCATGAGCACTTCCTCCTCCGTCTATTTCACCGACAACTCGGAGCCCGATGATCAGTTACAGCTTATCATCGCCACCCAAACCCTATCCACCCTCCAGGTTCAGGCACTGTGCATTCGCGACCATGTGCTGGTCACCCTCCACTTCAAGAAGGAGAATTATGGCCTCTAGTACCGCCAGTTTCTCTCCGCCCTCACCAAGTTCGACCTCACCGACCACATCGATAGTTCGCCGGCACAGGCCACCTCCTTCTGGGTCCTCAACGACTTCATGATCCTCTCCTGGTATAATGCCGTTGTGACGCCGTCGACGTTGGTGATCGTTGCCGACCGCAAGGATACGACGTATTCCCTCTGGCATTCACTTCGCTCGACCTTCCGTAGTAATTGCGCCACCCGGATCACCTACCTCCTCAATGAGTTCCATAGCTTCACCGAGGGTGACCTCTCTATCGAGTACACACCCTGGCTCAAGAACATGGCGGACACCCTCCGGGACCTCGGCCATCGCCTCAAGGACCGTGACCTCATCCACAACATGCTTCGTGGCCTCAACAAGCGCCTCTAGCACGCCGTCTCGCACATGACGAGCGGCCGCCGACCCTCATTCGTCATGCTCCGGGCATTTCTTTAGCTGGATGAACAACGCCTCGCCCGGCAAGCGCGCGTCACCGCCTGCTCGGCCCTCCTCACCTATGCTTGTGCccgataacccacaagtataggggatcgcgacAGTCTTCGATGGTAGtatttgctacctcttgagcatgcgttggtttttcccttgaagaggaaagggtgatgcagcaaagtaacataagtatttccctcagtttttgagaaccaaggtatcaatccagtaggaggttacacgcaagtcgccttgtacctacacaaacaaataagaaccttgcaaccaacgcgataaaggggttgtcaatcccttcacggccacttgcaaaagtgagctAGTGccatatttttggtatttttatgatattgattggaaagtaaagattgcaaaataaataacGAAAGAAATAGTAAAGTgctaggaaaataatatgatggaggatagacccgggggccataggtttcactagtggcttctctcaagatagcataatttacggtgggtgaacaaattactgtcgagcaattgatagaaaagttcatagttatgagaatatctaggcatgatcacgtatataggcatcacgtccgtgacaagtataccgaaacgattctgcatctactactgttactctacacatcgaccgctattcagcatgcatctagagtattaagttcatcagaacagagtaacgcattaggcaagatgacatgatgtagagggataaactcaagcaatatgatataaaccccatctttttatccttgatggcaacaatacaatacgtgccttgctgcccctactgtcactgggaaaggacaccgcaagattgaacccaaagctaagcacttctcccatggcaagaaagatcaatctagtaggccaaaccaaactgataattcgaagagacttgcaaagataacaaatcatacatataagaattcagagaagagccaaatattgttcatagataatcttgatcataaacccacaattcatcggatctcgacaaacacaccacaaaaagaattacatcgaatagatctccaagagaatcgaggagaactttgtattgatatccaaagagagagaaggagccatctagctaataactatggacccgaaggtctgtggtaaactactcacacatcatcggagaggctatggtgttgatgtagaagccctccgtgatcgattccccctccggcggagcgccgaaaaaggccccaagatgggatctcatgggtacagaaggttgcggcagtggaaatagggtttcgtggtgctctcggatgttttcagggtacatgagtatatataggcgaaagaagtaggtcggtggagccacgaggggcccacgagggtgggggcacgcctaaccccctgggcgcgcatccctgcctcgtggcttcctcgttgcttgcttgacgtccactccaagtctcctggattgagtttgttccaaaaataactctcctgaaggtttcattccgtttggattccgtttgatattccttttctgcgaaacactgaaatagcaaaataacaacaatttgcactgggcctttggttaataggttagtcccaaaaataatataaaagtgtacaataaagcccattaaacaaccaaaacagataatatagtagcatggaacaatcaaaaattatagatacgttggagacgtatcaagcatccccaagcttaattcctgctcgtccttgagtaggtaaatgataaaaatagaatttttgatgtggaatgctacctaacataattttctaagtacttttctttattgtggcatgaatgttcagatccgaaagattcaaggcaaaagtttaatattgacatcaaaataataatacttcaagcatactaactaagcaattatgtcttctcaagataacatggccaaagaaagcttatccctacaaaatcatatagtttggctatgcttcatttttgtcacacaaaaatgctctcatcatgcacaactccgatgacaagccaagcaattgtttaatactttagtaatctcaaacttttttcaactttcacgcaatacatgagcgtgagccatggacatagcactatgggtggaatagagtataatgatgggggttgtgtggagaagacaaaaacaAGAAGGTCTCACAttgacacggctaatcaacgggctagggagatgcccatcaattgatgtgaatgcaaggagtaggtattgccatgcaacgtatgcactagagctataaatgtatgaaagctcaacaaaagaaactaagtgggtgtgcatccaacttgcttgctcacgaagacctagggcatttgaggaagcccattgttggaatatacaagccaagttctataatgaaaaattcccactagtatatgaaagtgacaaaacaagagtcTCTCTATCATAAacatcatggtgctactttgaagcacaagtgtgaaaaaaagatagtagcattgtcctttttttcttttctttttatttttttctttctttgggctttccttttttttatttggcctttctcctttttttatttgggacaacgctctattaatgatgatcatcacacttctatttatttacaactcaatgattacaactcgatactaggacaaaatatgactctatatgaatgcctccggcggtgtaccgggatgggcaatgaatcaagagtgacatgtatgaaaaattatgcatggtggctttgccacaaatacgatgtcaactacatgatcatgcgtgtcataataaatgaaacggtggaaagttgcatggcaatatatctcggaatggctatggaaatgccataataggtaggtatggtggctgttttgaggaagatataaggaggtttatgtgtgatagagcgtatcgtatcacggggttttgatgcaccggcgaagtttgcaccaactctcaaggtgagaaagggcaatgcacggtccCGAAGAGGCTAgtaatgatggaaaggtgagagtgcgtataatccatggactcaacattagtcataaagaactcacatacttattgcaaaaatctacaagtcttcaaaaaccaagcattatgcgcatgctcctagggggatagattggtaggaaaagaccatcgctcgtccccgaccgccactcataaggatgacaatcaaagaacacctcatgtttcaaatttgtcacacaacggttaccatacgtgcatgctacgggacttgcaaacttcaacacaagtatttctcaaattcacaactactcaactagcatgactctaatattaccatcttcatatatcaaaacaatcatcaagtatcaaacttctcatagtattcaatgcactttttatgaaagtttttattatacccatcttggatgcctatcatattaagactaattttatagccaaagcaaattaccatgctgttctaaatgACTCtccaaataatataagtgaagcacgagagatcaataatttctataaaataaaaccaccatcgtgctctaaaagatataagtgaagcactagagcaaaattatctagctcaaaatatataagtgaagcacatagagtattctaataaattacgattcatgtgtgtgtctccaaaaggtgtgtacagcaaggatgattgtgttaaactaaaagGCAAACActtaaatcatacaagacgctccaagcaaaacacatatcatgtggtgaataaaaatatagcctcaagtaaagttaccgatagataaagacgaaagaggggatgccttccggggcatccccaagcttaggcttttggttgtcctttaattttatattggggtgccttgggcatccccaagcttaggctatttccactctttattccataatccatcaaatctttacccaaaacttgaaaacttcacaacacaaaactcaacagaaaatctcatgagctccgttagtataagaaaacaaatcaccactttaaggtactgtaatgaactcattctttatttatattggtgttaaacatactgttttccaacttctctatggttcataccccccgatactagccatagattcaacaaaataagcaaacaacacacgaaaaacagaatctgtcaaaaacagaacagtctgtagtaatctgtatcaaacgtatagtTATGTAACTCCAataattctgaaataaattggtggacgtgaggaatttgtctgttaataatctgcaaaaagaatcaacctaaaatcactctccagtaaaacatggcagttaatctcgtgagcgctaaagtttctgttttttacagcaagatcctaaagacttcacccaagtcttcccaaaggttctacttggcacaaacactaatttaaaacatataaacacatataaacagaagctagatgaattatttattactaaacagaaacaaaaataaaattgggttgcctcccaacaagcgctatcgtttaacgcccctagctaggcataaaggcaataATAGATCtgggtattgccatctttggtaggcaattcttcaatagaaCACTTATTCCCTTTAGGAGTTTCCTTCCTTTTgttaatgatcaaactcctaggcaagaaatcaataaattcatttgtagcaaaaggttccttaatgatagcgaaaaagttggagtgaacacttatggatttgagatccgcattttccttatagaagattcacccttatttttggAACATACATCAATTTGGTAACTTTAGTAGTAGGAGGATTTGGGGTATTTTTCACGGATGAAAAGgcagaccctaagttggtaataatatcctcaagtttaccaattcttgtggaatcttgatctattcttTCGTTAACTATAGGttccttttctgtaaaaaaaatcagagtaactcctaccttagatccatattgggtaatttggttgtggatctttttatccaaattttgaatcaactctacagtggcaactttattttcaataatatcaagcctttgcatcacatgtttcaaagttaaaatagttccattaaccaaaagaggtggtggaccaaacaaatctatcataacattataagaatcaaaagtatggctacccaagaaattccctcaggtaatggtatcaagaatatatctgttccaaggagtgatgcctacataaaaactgcgaagaagaacggaagtagattgcttcctagtagatctattctgagcattgcaaattctatgccaagcatcttttagattttctccgtccctttgtttaaaattaagaacttcatgatcgggagtactaacaatgatagaaggactagccatgacgatGAGTGATCTAACACATGGcgacacaagaagaaagcgaaaaagaggcgaacggaaaaagagggcgaataaaatggcaaaggtgaagtgggggagaggaaaacgagaggcaaatggcaaataatgtaatgcgagggataagagtttgtgatgggtacttggtatgtcttgacttgacttgacttggcgtaagcctccccggcaacggcgccagaaatccttcttgctacctcttgagcatgcgttggtttttcccttgaagaggaaagggtgatgcagcaaagtaacgtaagtatttccctcagttttttagaaccaaagtatcaatccagtaggaggttacacgcaagtcgccttgtatgtacacaaacaaataagaaccttgcaaccaacgtgataaaggggttgtcaatcccttcacggccacttgcaaaagtgagatctgatagagataataagataaatatttttggtatttttatgatatagattggaaagtaaagattgcaaaataaataacagaagaaatagtaaattggtaggaaaataatatgatggaagataga
This sequence is a window from Aegilops tauschii subsp. strangulata cultivar AL8/78 chromosome 7, Aet v6.0, whole genome shotgun sequence. Protein-coding genes within it:
- the LOC141027176 gene encoding uncharacterized protein: MSTSSSVYFTDNSEPDDQLQLIIATQTLSTLQYRQFLSALTKFDLTDHIDSSPAQATSFWVLNDFMILSWYNAVVTPSTLVIVADRKDTTYSLWHSLRSTFRSNCATRITYLLNEFHSFTEGDLSIEYTPWLKNMADTLRDLGHRLKDRDLIHNMLRGLNKRL